In one Dreissena polymorpha isolate Duluth1 chromosome 7, UMN_Dpol_1.0, whole genome shotgun sequence genomic region, the following are encoded:
- the LOC127838675 gene encoding uncharacterized protein LOC127838675 codes for MARWNNKQKHTTRKQRNAWKADKAVESNSTDDKEFSETLSRLLDDIAVNKHLIQFRRKIMFSYEREMTLTQKAYGRDRRNFVFGSQIEGTTTLAMMSDTDVLQRFDTFRLFLDSENPQIQPHAHQIVIKVSTICYSSQNCVLTMSEPSIQAWRFKQLDSNRDPIDIVDFFQSDRTTTNGLIPHAFIFVWANLCPEILRQSKRHGPAETIGLTDYVFAFYCESLPKQCKFVFERPRPGHWPSEKTLKKAKKYGVFIVPQGPTKSTNICTYDYFDFQWRISTNLTERLLMFSLATIHLKAYVLTKMIRKESFMPEYRDRLSTFHFKTAFFFAIETTRPDVWMENNLINCVKCILSTLRRFLTRRNCPHFTIANVNLFDGKIERHEFPKLVDKLTYIMNSLRTKIEGIQMDNIGQTLNERITRKNESSGYCMNGSALLKYVLHFFLVMTNTFDLNKLLKIPDNHRKGFFENEYSHVETNFSVPFGKDRKYDYALRAFLSTLAGMGASAYLKQTAEGCEYNHDGINKARQMFLKSIESNIIGNYMRYASFLFCNGEYYEAYKYFELIEKQIDADKKINLMYKLCVSPSESLALEIANQSCEKSYKQALSVFVIFGQAEAMCVPEFLRCEMYRGRFGSFASSDFMLPDSRRDDCICVQIEPYLYYLQYLTYKELRQEPKQSEALMKLLIFTSISKPARFISFAGDIFLSHFDTSLNMLGHCLEMEQKFESAWTTYKTSLQMIPQRNAAILHTIRLLWTVFQSLSTSLV; via the coding sequence ATGGCTCGATGGAACAACAAACAGAAACACACAACGAGGAAACAGAGGAATGCGTGGAAAGCAGACAAAGCTGTGGAAAGCAATTCGACAGATGATAAAGAATTTTCAGAGACACTTTCACGACTTCTGGATGATATTGCCGTTAATAAACACTTAATACAGTTTAGACGGAAAATAATGTTCTCTTATGAACGTGaaatgacactgacacaaaaagcaTATGGGCGTGACAGACGAAATTTTGTTTTCGGAAGTCAAATAGAGGGCACTACAACACTTGCAATGATGTCCGACACAGACGTCTTACAACGTTTTGATACGTTTCGTTTGTTTCTTGATTCAGAAAATCCGCAAATTCAGCCGCATGCTCACCAAATCGTAATAAAGGTGAGCACAATATGTTATTCTTCACAGAATTGTGTTTTAACAATGAGTGAACCATCAATACAAGCATGGCGTTTTAAACAATTGGATTCTAATCGGGATCCTATTGATAtcgttgatttttttcaaagcgatAGGACAACAACTAACGGACTTATTccacatgcatttattttcgttTGGGCAAATTTATGTCCAGAAATACTTAGGCAATCAAAACGACACGGGCCTGCAGAAACTATAGGGCTCACAGACTATGTTTTCGCATTTTACTGTGAAAGTCTTCCTAAGCAATGCAAGTTCGTTTTCGAAAGACCACGCCCCGGTCACTGGCCTTCGGAGAAGACGTTGAAAAAAGCCAAGAAGTATGGCGTCTTTATAGTTCCACAGGGACCGACCAAAAGTACGAACATTTGTACGTACGATTATTTTGATTTTCAATGGCGAATTTCCACAAATCTAACAGAGAGGCTATTAATGTTCAGTTTAGCTACAATACATCTGAAAGCATATGTTCTGACAAAGATGATAAGAAAGGAGTCGTTTATGCCAGAATATCGAGACAGGCTGAGTACGTTTCATTTCAAAACAGCCTTCTTCTTTGCGATCGAGACCACCAGGCCTGATGTGTGGATGGAGAACAATCTTATCAATTGTGTCAAGTGCATTCTTTCAACTTTGAGACGCTTCTTAACACGCCGCAATTGTCCACATTTTACCATAGCAAACGTTAACCTTTTTGATGGGAAAATTGAAAGACACGAGTTTCCAAAATTGGTGGATAAACTTACATATATTATGAATTCACTGCGGACAAAGATCGAAGGTATTCAAATGGACAACATTGGACAGACGCTTAATGAGCGCATTACAAGAAAAAATGAAAGCAGCGGATATTGTATGAATGGTTCAGCACTATTAAAgtatgttttgcatttttttcttgtAATGACGAATACGTTTgatttaaataaacttttaaaaatacCCGATAATCACAGGAAaggtttttttgaaaatgaatattCACACGTTGAAACAAATTTTAGTGTCCCGTTCGGAAAAGACAGAAAATATGACTATGCATTGCGTGCGTTCTTGTCAACTCTGGCTGGGATGGGGGCGTCGGCGTATTTAAAACAGACGGCAGAAGGATGTGAATATAATCACGATGGCATCAATAAAGCGAgacaaatgtttttaaaatctattgagtCTAATATCATTGGCAACTACATGCGATACGCTTCCTTCCTTTTCTGCAATGGAGAATATTATGAAGCTTATAAATATTTTGAGTTGATAGAAAAACAGATTGACGCAGATAAAAAAATCAATCTCATGTACAAGTTGTGCGTTTCTCCATCGGAGTCATTAGCATTGGAGATCGCAAATCAGTCATGTGAAAAGTCTTATAAACAAGCCTTGTCTGTCTTTGTGATATTTGGACAAGCAGAGGCGATGTGTGTTCCTGAGTTCTTGAGGTGTGAAATGTACCGAGGGCGTTTCGGCAGCTTCGCTTCATCTGATTTTATGTTGCCAGATAGTAGAAGGGACGACTGCATTTGCGTGCAAATCGAACCTTATCTCTACTATCTTCAGTACCTTACATACAAAGAACTCCGCCAAGAACCTAAACAGTCAGAAGCGTTGATGAAATTATTGATATTCACTAGCATCAGCAAACCCGCAAGATTCATCTCGTTTGCGGGAGATATCTTCTTATCCCATTTTGATACATCTTTAAACATGCTAGGGCACTGCCTCGAAATGGAGCAGAAGTTTGAATCGGCGTGGACGACTTACAAAACATCTCTACAAATGATACCCCAAAGAAATGCGGCGATCCTGCATACAATTCGGCTTCTGTGGACAGTTTTTCAAAGTCTGTCGACTTCTCTCGTGTAA